From the Gadus chalcogrammus isolate NIFS_2021 chromosome 15, NIFS_Gcha_1.0, whole genome shotgun sequence genome, one window contains:
- the entpd6 gene encoding ectonucleoside triphosphate diphosphohydrolase 6 isoform X2, with the protein MRIPRLASVFLSVAGLLAYLMYVKQHYARPAAAQYRPPGYTLLRGPAGDPGPATDEPAKWHFRYGVMIDAGSTGTRIHVFKFLHQLNEVPKLAHETFKAIKPGLSAYADDPDQCTAGLLQLFEVAKASIPAAFWSRTPLVLKATAGLRLLPGEKATQLLNKVRAVFSESPFLSSSDAVSIMDGTDEGISAWITVNFLTGGLGAADSPTVGMLDLGGGSTQITFNPQDEKTIQTSPIDFISSIQMFNTSYTLYSHSYLGLGLLSARLAVLGGVEGQDAPGSVELVSPCLAPEQSCPWQHGEVVYTVRGQKEGEPVYDACRTKVEKVLYRRVQPAPETRDLDFYAFSFYYDLAVDLQLIEAEKGGTVKVSDYSNAAKRVCERPSDQSPFLCLDLTYVSVLLQELGFPPDKELKLARTIGEVETSWPLGAVFHYMEANRR; encoded by the exons ATGAGGATCCCCAGACTGGCCAGTGTGTTCCTGTCGGTGGCCGGCCTGCTGGCCTACCTCATGTACGTGAAGCAGCACTACGCCCGGCCCGCGGCCGCGCAGTACCGGCCCCCCGGCTACACGCTGCTCCGAGGGCCCGCTGGCGACCCGGGCCCCGCCACCGATGAACCGGCCAAGTGGCACTTCCGCTACGGGGTGATGATCGACGCCGGATCCACCGGCACCAGGATCCACGTCTTCAAGTTCCTCCATCAGCTCAACG aggttcctaaattggcccatGAAACGTTCAAAGCCATTAAACCGGGCCTGTCTGCCTACGCTGATGACCCAGATCAG TGCACCGCAGGGCTGCTGCAGCTGTTCGAGGTGGCCAAGGCCAGCATCCCAGCCGCCTTCTGGAGCCGCACGCCACTGGTCCTCAAGGCCACGGCCGGCCTGCGCCTGCTGCCCGGGGAGAAGGCCACGCAGCTCCTCAACAAG GTGAGGGCGGTGTTTTCAGAGTCTCCCTTCCTGTCCAGCAGCGACGCCGTGTCCATCATGGACGGAACTGATGAAG ggatCTCGGCGTGGATCACTGTAAACTTCCTGACAG gGGGTCTGGGCGCGGCTGACTCCCCCACGGTGGGCATGCTGGACCTGGGCGGAGGCTCCACCCAGATCACCTTCAACCCCCAGGACGAG aaGACCATCCAGACGTCTCCAATCGACTTCATCAGCTCCATCCAGATGTTCAATACCAGCTACACCCTCTACTCCCACAg CtatctgggtctgggtctcctCTCGGCCCGCCTGGCCGTCCTGGGGGGGGTCGAGGGTCAGGACGCCCCCG GCAGTGTGGAGCTGGTCAGCCCGTGCCTGGCTCCAGAGCAGTCCTGCCCGTGGCAGCACGGGGAGGTGGTCTACACCGTCAGGGGGCAGAAGGAGGGCGAGCCGGTCTACGACGCGTGCCGGACCAAGGTGGAGAAGGTCCTCTACAGGAGGGTGCAGCCGGCCCCCGAGACCCGGGACCTGGACTTCTACGCCTTCTCCTTCTACTACGACCTGGCGGTGGACCTGCAGCTCATAG AGGCGGAGAAAGGCGGCACAGTTAAAGTTTCCGACTACTCGAATGCTGCCAAGAGAG TGTGTGAGAGGCCGTCAGATCAGAGCCCCTTCCTGTGTCTGGACCTTACCTACGTCTCGGTCCTGCTCCAGGAGCTCGGCTTCCCCCCCGACAAGGAGCTGAAG CTGGCCCGCACCATCGGGGAGGTGGAGACCAGCTGGCCGCTGGGGGCCGTCTTCCACTACATGGAGGCCAACCGGCGGTGA
- the entpd6 gene encoding ectonucleoside triphosphate diphosphohydrolase 6 isoform X1 → MRIPRLASVFLSVAGLLAYLMYVKQHYARPAAAQYRPPGYTLLRGPAGDPGPATDEPAKWHFRYGVMIDAGSTGTRIHVFKFLHQLNEVPKLAHETFKAIKPGLSAYADDPDQCTAGLLQLFEVAKASIPAAFWSRTPLVLKATAGLRLLPGEKATQLLNKVRAVFSESPFLSSSDAVSIMDGTDEGISAWITVNFLTGGLGAADSPTVGMLDLGGGSTQITFNPQDEKTIQTSPIDFISSIQMFNTSYTLYSHSYLGLGLLSARLAVLGGVEGQDAPAGSVELVSPCLAPEQSCPWQHGEVVYTVRGQKEGEPVYDACRTKVEKVLYRRVQPAPETRDLDFYAFSFYYDLAVDLQLIEAEKGGTVKVSDYSNAAKRVCERPSDQSPFLCLDLTYVSVLLQELGFPPDKELKLARTIGEVETSWPLGAVFHYMEANRR, encoded by the exons ATGAGGATCCCCAGACTGGCCAGTGTGTTCCTGTCGGTGGCCGGCCTGCTGGCCTACCTCATGTACGTGAAGCAGCACTACGCCCGGCCCGCGGCCGCGCAGTACCGGCCCCCCGGCTACACGCTGCTCCGAGGGCCCGCTGGCGACCCGGGCCCCGCCACCGATGAACCGGCCAAGTGGCACTTCCGCTACGGGGTGATGATCGACGCCGGATCCACCGGCACCAGGATCCACGTCTTCAAGTTCCTCCATCAGCTCAACG aggttcctaaattggcccatGAAACGTTCAAAGCCATTAAACCGGGCCTGTCTGCCTACGCTGATGACCCAGATCAG TGCACCGCAGGGCTGCTGCAGCTGTTCGAGGTGGCCAAGGCCAGCATCCCAGCCGCCTTCTGGAGCCGCACGCCACTGGTCCTCAAGGCCACGGCCGGCCTGCGCCTGCTGCCCGGGGAGAAGGCCACGCAGCTCCTCAACAAG GTGAGGGCGGTGTTTTCAGAGTCTCCCTTCCTGTCCAGCAGCGACGCCGTGTCCATCATGGACGGAACTGATGAAG ggatCTCGGCGTGGATCACTGTAAACTTCCTGACAG gGGGTCTGGGCGCGGCTGACTCCCCCACGGTGGGCATGCTGGACCTGGGCGGAGGCTCCACCCAGATCACCTTCAACCCCCAGGACGAG aaGACCATCCAGACGTCTCCAATCGACTTCATCAGCTCCATCCAGATGTTCAATACCAGCTACACCCTCTACTCCCACAg CtatctgggtctgggtctcctCTCGGCCCGCCTGGCCGTCCTGGGGGGGGTCGAGGGTCAGGACGCCCCCG CAGGCAGTGTGGAGCTGGTCAGCCCGTGCCTGGCTCCAGAGCAGTCCTGCCCGTGGCAGCACGGGGAGGTGGTCTACACCGTCAGGGGGCAGAAGGAGGGCGAGCCGGTCTACGACGCGTGCCGGACCAAGGTGGAGAAGGTCCTCTACAGGAGGGTGCAGCCGGCCCCCGAGACCCGGGACCTGGACTTCTACGCCTTCTCCTTCTACTACGACCTGGCGGTGGACCTGCAGCTCATAG AGGCGGAGAAAGGCGGCACAGTTAAAGTTTCCGACTACTCGAATGCTGCCAAGAGAG TGTGTGAGAGGCCGTCAGATCAGAGCCCCTTCCTGTGTCTGGACCTTACCTACGTCTCGGTCCTGCTCCAGGAGCTCGGCTTCCCCCCCGACAAGGAGCTGAAG CTGGCCCGCACCATCGGGGAGGTGGAGACCAGCTGGCCGCTGGGGGCCGTCTTCCACTACATGGAGGCCAACCGGCGGTGA
- the entpd6 gene encoding ectonucleoside triphosphate diphosphohydrolase 6 isoform X3: MRIPRLASVFLSVAGLLAYLMYVKQHYARPAAAQYRPPGYTLLRGPAGDPGPATDEPAKWHFRYGVMIDAGSTGTRIHVFKFLHQLNEVPKLAHETFKAIKPGLSAYADDPDQCTAGLLQLFEVAKASIPAAFWSRTPLVLKATAGLRLLPGEKATQLLNKVRAVFSESPFLSSSDAVSIMDGTDEGISAWITVNFLTGGLGAADSPTVGMLDLGGGSTQITFNPQDETIQTSPIDFISSIQMFNTSYTLYSHSYLGLGLLSARLAVLGGVEGQDAPAGSVELVSPCLAPEQSCPWQHGEVVYTVRGQKEGEPVYDACRTKVEKVLYRRVQPAPETRDLDFYAFSFYYDLAVDLQLIEAEKGGTVKVSDYSNAAKRVCERPSDQSPFLCLDLTYVSVLLQELGFPPDKELKLARTIGEVETSWPLGAVFHYMEANRR; encoded by the exons ATGAGGATCCCCAGACTGGCCAGTGTGTTCCTGTCGGTGGCCGGCCTGCTGGCCTACCTCATGTACGTGAAGCAGCACTACGCCCGGCCCGCGGCCGCGCAGTACCGGCCCCCCGGCTACACGCTGCTCCGAGGGCCCGCTGGCGACCCGGGCCCCGCCACCGATGAACCGGCCAAGTGGCACTTCCGCTACGGGGTGATGATCGACGCCGGATCCACCGGCACCAGGATCCACGTCTTCAAGTTCCTCCATCAGCTCAACG aggttcctaaattggcccatGAAACGTTCAAAGCCATTAAACCGGGCCTGTCTGCCTACGCTGATGACCCAGATCAG TGCACCGCAGGGCTGCTGCAGCTGTTCGAGGTGGCCAAGGCCAGCATCCCAGCCGCCTTCTGGAGCCGCACGCCACTGGTCCTCAAGGCCACGGCCGGCCTGCGCCTGCTGCCCGGGGAGAAGGCCACGCAGCTCCTCAACAAG GTGAGGGCGGTGTTTTCAGAGTCTCCCTTCCTGTCCAGCAGCGACGCCGTGTCCATCATGGACGGAACTGATGAAG ggatCTCGGCGTGGATCACTGTAAACTTCCTGACAG gGGGTCTGGGCGCGGCTGACTCCCCCACGGTGGGCATGCTGGACCTGGGCGGAGGCTCCACCCAGATCACCTTCAACCCCCAGGACGAG ACCATCCAGACGTCTCCAATCGACTTCATCAGCTCCATCCAGATGTTCAATACCAGCTACACCCTCTACTCCCACAg CtatctgggtctgggtctcctCTCGGCCCGCCTGGCCGTCCTGGGGGGGGTCGAGGGTCAGGACGCCCCCG CAGGCAGTGTGGAGCTGGTCAGCCCGTGCCTGGCTCCAGAGCAGTCCTGCCCGTGGCAGCACGGGGAGGTGGTCTACACCGTCAGGGGGCAGAAGGAGGGCGAGCCGGTCTACGACGCGTGCCGGACCAAGGTGGAGAAGGTCCTCTACAGGAGGGTGCAGCCGGCCCCCGAGACCCGGGACCTGGACTTCTACGCCTTCTCCTTCTACTACGACCTGGCGGTGGACCTGCAGCTCATAG AGGCGGAGAAAGGCGGCACAGTTAAAGTTTCCGACTACTCGAATGCTGCCAAGAGAG TGTGTGAGAGGCCGTCAGATCAGAGCCCCTTCCTGTGTCTGGACCTTACCTACGTCTCGGTCCTGCTCCAGGAGCTCGGCTTCCCCCCCGACAAGGAGCTGAAG CTGGCCCGCACCATCGGGGAGGTGGAGACCAGCTGGCCGCTGGGGGCCGTCTTCCACTACATGGAGGCCAACCGGCGGTGA